The DNA window TACGGACTATTAGAACACTCACTCATTGAAAGTACTGCCTCGGTTCAAGCCCCACATTGCTACATCCACTCATGATATCCGGGACATTTTTTTTGTGTCACACATTTTAAGGCTTCAACGTTAAAGGCGCGGCTCGCAATCATGATGGCCACTTAATGGCATGAATACGCCAAGAATTAATGAGTAAAACATGTGGAGAATTTCTATTACTGTCAATTGTATAcatggcaagaagaagaaaaacaccAGCAGATAAACTCACAGTGAATGAGTATTCATGATGACTTGAATTACAGAGAAAACATTGAATAAAGAGACCCTTATTTTAAAACCCTTGCAGTAACATTAAAACTAGAAGCACATGCCAAGTCAAAGATGTAAATGATAGGCCAGCACAAGCGCATAGTCTCTCTTTCCGGCGGCAACGGGTACCACGCTTGGCAAGTAGGTGCCAGTTTCCCAATGTTCTTTCCCCAACTGTTACTCAACTGTTACTGTAACAGGAGGGCCCTTGATGATACCTGCCTCTAGAACAAAAGCTCGGGACGGGTCTTCTCCATGGGtccataggtaggtactccATCCCCAGCCGGGTCCTCGATTTGATCCTCAAAAGGTACTTTCCACTTAGCTTCGCTCTACAAGTCGAGACACCTCCGAATTGCTCCAGTTTGAACCGGGGGCGGACTTTGATAGACGAGAAAAAAGGAAGTTAAAACCAACATCTCCCGCATCTTTACCCGATATTTAGATCCGAACCTCTTGCCTCTCCCAGATCCAGGTGTCTCCTTTTCTGTGACTTACCTCTCGGTCTTACTTTATCTGTTACCTCTGTTTGTTCTCTGGTTTCGATTGTTCTTCAATTATACCCTTGCTTCGTTTCGTCACTTCGTCACTTGCACCGATTCACATTCGGCCGATATCATTGTTCAACAGACGATTAGCAAAGTCCATCAAACCGACCAACTGAACATCCATTCTTCCTCCTTTCATTTCCTCGTCCAACTTAGGACAAGTCATTAATACGCCGTCATGGCCGAGCATTTCAAGCTGCTGGGCTCTTTGCCCGACTCGAGCCTTTTCAGCTTCCCTCCCACCAATGCGCCTGCTCCCATTGCGCCTGTCGATGTACCGACTTCGATTATGCGCCCCTTCAACATCCCTGAGCACTGGTTCACTGCTGCTCTCGACGCCAAGGTTCCTTTGACTATCGCTATCCTCTATGCCGTCACTGTCAAGAGTCTTAACATCTACAACAAGTCCAACGGCAAGAAGCCATGGGCTATCAGCAAAACCAGGCCATTCTTCGCCTTTGTCGTTCTCCACAACGTCTTCCTCTGTGTCTACTCTGCTTGGACTTTCTGGGGCATGTTGAGCGGCATGAGAAGAAGCATTCAAAACCCCACAGGTCCTCAGGGTCTTGCTGGTACCGCTGATAGCTTCTGTCGTCTGCATGGTGCTTCTGGTCTTGGCAACTCAGTGTACTACAACGAGACATCGAGTTCGTTCGTTTCTGCTACTGAGCACGCCGCCATTGTTAATGGCCTTCCCAGTGGAACTGTCGGCGGTCGTATGTGGAACGAGGGTTTGGCTTTCTATGGTTGGATCTTCTATCTCAGCAAGTTCTACGAGGTTCTCGACACTTTCATCATTCTCGCCAAGGGCAAGCTCAGTTCTACTCTCCAGACCTACCACCACGCTGGAGCCATGCTCTGCATGTGGGCTGGCATGCGTTACATGTCGGCTCCCATCTGGCAGTTTGTTCTCATTAACTCCTTTATTCACTCCCTTATGGTAAGTCAAGAATCTGCAGTATTCGTATGGACAACTAGCTAATTCACCCTCAGTACTTCTACTACACACTCACTGCTTTCTCAATCCGGGTTCCTACCCCCATCAAGCGATCACTCACCACGATGCAAATCACCCAGTTCATTGTTGGCGCTAGCAACACCATTGCCTACTCGTTTATTTCTTACAAGGTTCCTGTCGCTATTATCCAGAAGCTCGCCGCTCCTGCATATGCCACCACAGCTGCTCCCGATGCAAGCCAAGAGACTGCTGTTGACGGAGCTGTTGAATCCATCAAAAAGTTCATCTGGGGTGCTGCTGAGGGCGCCGCTGCTCCAGGTGCTGCCCCTGTTGCATCCCAGGCTGTCACTTCTGAGGCTTTCACTGCCGAGACGCAATACATTACTCAGCCCTGCATCATGACCACAGGCGAAACTTTTGCTATTTGGCTTAACGTGCTGTACCTTGCTCCTCTGACCTACCTGTTTGTCAGTTTCTTCATCGCAAGCTATGTTAAGCGCAGCAACGCTGCCAGCAAGAAGACTCATAATGTCAACGCCAACATCGCTCTTGCAGAGAAGGCCGGCTGGGATGCTGCTAAGGGCATTGAGAAGGAGATCTATGATGGTGCGAACACGGCCAACGGTTCCTCGGCTGACGAGGCTTCGCGGGCCTCTACACCTAAGAAGGCCAACGGCAAGTCGCGACGGAAGGCCTAAGGGAAACGGGCTTGGGTGAAGATGAAATCAAAATGAAGACAATTATCAAGAGCATGAGGAAGGCACGAGCCAATACTTTTGCAGTGGGGTTACTGTGACAATGGCTTTgaaataaacttaaaaagCGTTTTGGGTCTCGGTTTTGTTCGATCGAGTTCCGTGTTAGAAATTTAGACGATAGCGATGCCATATTTTGTGAAAGAGAATATTAAGAAACAGACACTGTGTACATCGCTGTTGTTGAGACTCGTGCTAGTGAATGTCCATCAAGTCTGTGGCACACAGGAACACTACGAAGAGCTCTAAATACTTGTCACTTCACTGTGACGCTTGATAAACGACCTTCAGTGTCTTTTCCTTCAATGATGATGACGTCGAACTGAACATCACTTTAGAAGACATGTAGACCAATAAACCCGAGGTTATACGCATAGCCTTTCACATAGTTCCATCTCATGCtgtagtaaatatatattgaTATGTTTAATCTATTCAATAACCACTGAAATTGCCAGTGTGTCAGCTTAAGTCATTGGTATACATATGACAAGAGACAGATAGAACATATGTACAATGTATTGATTCATCTTGGTCGATGCACCGCTTTGAGGTTCAAGAGAATAATTTTATCTTGTCACATCAACCGACATGGACAAACATAATACGTGTGTCTATCTACTCATCATAACTGTTATGGTACTTTTATTCACTGAAGGGAAAATTCGGCATTGATTTGAAAACATTGTAGTATGTAATCTAATAGCAGCGACGGTCCATAAGAGTCCGGTAGTCCACAGGCATGGCCAGATCAAGTTGGCCAGATGACTACCTAATTTCATAACATCATAAATTTCCTTTCCGTGCCACGTATGGCAATGCAAGTTCCTTAAACCATCTATGTGTGTGCCAGGCTATGATAGCTCTTAATGCGCCTTCCAATAAGCAAAACATTAAATGATATTGACCAAATTGACACCCTCTATGTGCCTTGTCATGATCTGGTTGTCGAGACAATGTTACCAGGAAAATAGTCGAGTTGCAGTAAGTCAAATTGACACTGCTTTCCAGAACGCCTCGCTTTGAATGACAGTAACCGAATAAAGAGCAAATGCGAAGTGCGAAGTCCAGTTGATAAACTGGCCAATGGGGACAGAGGCGGTAATGGTAGAGGATGGTCGAAGAATGGGGTGATTGGTAGGTTTGGACAAGGAACCGAGTCACTTGTCGGGTGATATTTGCGGTCTGTTATGATACTGTCATGGCCTCATGAACCAGGCAGATCGGGTATCTCATAGTGCCACTCAGTTAGTGGTGGTAGTAAATATAGTAGGTGTAACTGAGAACGATGTCGATTTCATGCATGGAAACCCAGCTCGATCTCGATAGATCGGAGGATTAATCCGCACGCTGCTGTCATCTGTCCCCAGGCAGAAGATATGACAGCTGACTGACTATCTCGTGTTCGCTTAGAAAGTGCTCCAGTTCCAGTCTCTGGGTACACTGGCAGCGAGTTCAGGGCCACGAGGCAAATCAGAAGCATCTCCGAAGCCGGCAGCGATAGGAGTAGAGGTAGGGTTGGGAGCATCGGAAGATGCAGCGCTCGAAGCACGGCTGCTGTTGCGAGTGTACCAGCTCTTGAACTCGTCGCAGCAATGGCGACAGGTTCGGGAAAGAGGTGCACGTGGGTTGAACTTGGCATCATGGTCAAGTGGAGCAGCGAAGGTGGAATGGGAGTCGCAAAAGATGTGGCCACACTTTCGGCAGTGATGGCGACGAGTGAAGTAGCTGAAAGTACGCTTGCAAGTCGGGTCGTCGCAGACAGTGGATTCGGAATCAGGCTACAGAAGTATTACGTTAGCCAACTGTGAGCGACAGGAAAGTGACGGAAACAACGTGTGGGTGAGTTTAGGTGAGACAGGCAAGGGATTTGTGTTGTACAAAACGGGAACTTGTATACACCTGAGACAAAGGCGCCTATAGGTGTTGTACGAGGAAGATAATAACACTCGCTTGTTTGCTTTACGTACCTTCCAGTGCTTGCGCGTG is part of the Fusarium poae strain DAOMC 252244 chromosome 4, whole genome shotgun sequence genome and encodes:
- a CDS encoding hypothetical protein (TransMembrane:3 (o91-111i239-258o382-407i)~BUSCO:28488at5125), whose protein sequence is MAEHFKLLGSLPDSSLFSFPPTNAPAPIAPVDVPTSIMRPFNIPEHWFTAALDAKVPLTIAILYAVTVKSLNIYNKSNGKKPWAISKTRPFFAFVVLHNVFLCVYSAWTFWGMLSGMRRSIQNPTGPQGLAGTADSFCRLHGASGLGNSVYYNETSSSFVSATEHAAIVNGLPSGTVGGRMWNEGLAFYGWIFYLSKFYEVLDTFIILAKGKLSSTLQTYHHAGAMLCMWAGMRYMSAPIWQFVLINSFIHSLMYFYYTLTAFSIRVPTPIKRSLTTMQITQFIVGASNTIAYSFISYKVPVAIIQKLAAPAYATTAAPDASQETAVDGAVESIKKFIWGAAEGAAAPGAAPVASQAVTSEAFTAETQYITQPCIMTTGETFAIWLNVLYLAPLTYLFVSFFIASYVKRSNAASKKTHNVNANIALAEKAGWDAAKGIEKEIYDGANTANGSSADEASRASTPKKANGKSRRKA